The Paramisgurnus dabryanus chromosome 1, PD_genome_1.1, whole genome shotgun sequence genome includes a window with the following:
- the LOC141282644 gene encoding uncharacterized protein, giving the protein MCQDMCVDNKESNDNEDDISDETLHDRQQHGLFMDSCLQPVDLGQEILDQHFNGITSVAPAEGNNPVRMLMDESNEAKCFPTLFPKGTGTFHAPRSEKITLSRYLNNRILNADGRFAQNLDYIFYGQYLSELNQVISNVSIALRKGYDTNNIHTITSETLRNKESLQKIFNFDEGYKFLKPVRGTPVFWQSVQKDLFAMVRQLGIPTWFCSFSSADLRWTELMKTLAKQERCEKPLDELDWSDRCGMLKRNPVTAARMFDHRFHCFLKDVIMSPAQPIGKIIDYFYRIEFQQRGSPHTHCLFWVENAPQVDRDDDDKVVKFVDQYVTCEMPSEEDEMYEIVNNVQQHSKRHSKTCKKKGTTCRFNFPRPASKNTFITRSCQNDENEDENQPDNIKRVKKSKKMNNCKQIPKEIAEVIVKKVKECLLNTDIVFDSVDSLFETVGINQELFEAAYNKMTKKTSVLLKRKPCDIWVNQYNRDLLRCWNANMDIQFVVDAYSCIVYIISYISKQEREMGLLLANAQKEAYNQGNMDAKQALRKLGSVFLHNRDVSSQESVYRLTNMKLKEGSRKVVFVPTGSNTVKMSLPLKIINKKVESAENENEEIWMKSITDRYRARPKTEHFTEMCLATFASQYRVLSKSERSSDRVELENDMGFVRKRTRTDCAIIRYARFSPTKNPENYHQSILELFLPHFLKTQLKPADFNSYQNFYETGYVKMYKDQLQSVKSIVDTNMAKFEKEADTIQKAQEDLEQHGPMEDAWAQICPETELERLECLESKELQIETDEYDDVIPDLLPNAGVSTLERNPSAMSKKDAMALLRSLNEKQTQIFYKVRQWCLDKVQGENSDPFHVFISGPGGVGKSVLIKAIYYETTRILSKLSENPDETHVLLTAPTGVSAYNINAATIHSTFSIGTNATLPYQPLGDEKINSLRAKFGKLQILIIDEISMVDHKLLAYIHGRLRQIKQTGDYSPFGKVSVIAVGDFYQLPPVKGKALYTEPNGVNLWETNFSLIELTEIMRQKDKNFAEILNRLRLRKKDEPMLEKDIVTLKSCETGDAEYSKDIHIYATNSEVDEHNVKMLYKFCSDTVTINAQDFERNAKTGRMERKDGFHSKVHSSSLEKSLELAIDARVMLLKNINVSDGLVNGIFGTIKEFHYDDNQTFPSKLYIEFDDKLVGKEARNKNPCLRPGLEKTTPIEPEEEKVTNSGGMRRQFPLRLAWACTVHKVQGLTVSKAVVSLKKIFAPGQAYVALSRVTSLDGLIIEDFNEKAIFSKGDIEQALQIMPPFITQSQTESLQFKLILHNVQGLIPHILDIRQDQRYFQADMICVTETWLKQSYFENDITLPGYSFNNKLRSLSYDTSHDVFAKLKQKDHGGVGVYHKHKVKVDVVSLPCINIECLMCSIEQLSTTVAVVYRPPSYNMDMFRQNLTNLIDQINSLQGGKIILGDFNENLANKSTIHDVMKDYGFTQVVEKATTEYGTLIDHVYMKDIDLDKINVDIMPTYFSCHECIVLKWLL; this is encoded by the coding sequence ATGTGTCAAGATATGTGTGTTGATAATAAGGAAAGTAATGACAATGAAGATGACATCTCTGATGAAACACTTCATGATCGCCAACAACATGGCTTGTTTATGGATTCATGTTTACAACCAGTAGACTTGGGACAGGAAATCTTAGATCAACATTTTAATGGTATTACATCAGTTGCACCAGCAGAGGGCAATAATCCTGTGAGAATGTTAATGGATGAAAGTAATGAAGCTAAATGCTTTCCAACTCTTTTCCCCAAAGGAACAGGGACATTTCATGCTCCAAGATCTGAAAAAATAACATTGTCTAGATATTTAAACAATAGAATTTTAAATGCTGATGGACGTTTTGCCCAAAACCTGGATTACATTTTCTATGGACAATATTTATCTGAGCTCAATcaagttatttcaaatgtatctATTGCTTTAAGAAAAGGTTATGACACAAACAACATACACACAATTACATCAGAGACACTGAGAAACAAAGAATCACTGCAAAagatttttaattttgatgagGGTTACAAATTCTTAAAGCCTGTGAGAGGAACTCCTGTTTTTTGGCAAAGTGTTCAGAAAGATTTGTTTGCAATGGTAAGACAACTTGGTATCCCAACTTGGTTTTGTTCGTTTTCTTCAGCCGATTTGAGATGGACAGAACTAATGAAAACTTTAGCAAAACAAGAAAGATGTGAAAAACCTCTTGATGAACTGGACTGGTCTGACAGATGTGGAATGCTTAAACGTAATCCTGTAACAGCTGCCAGAATGTTTGATCATCGATTTCATTGCTTCCTGAAAGATGTTATTATGTCACCAGCTCAACCAATAGgaaaaataattgattatttCTATCGAATAGAATTTCAACAACGTGGATCACCTCATACACATTGTCTATTTTGGGTGGAAAATGCTCCTCAGGTGgacagagatgatgatgataaggTTGTAAAATTTGTAGATCAATACGTAACTTGTGAGATGCCTTCTGAAGAAGACGAAATGTATGAAATTGTGAATAATGTTCAACAACACAGTAAAAGACATTCCAAGACATGCAAAAAGAAGGGCACTACATGTCGATTCAATTTTCCCCGTCCAGCAAGTAAAAACACTTTCATTACAAGAAGTTGCCAAAATGATGAAAATGAAGATGAGAATCAACCTGATAATATAAAACGtgtaaaaaaaagcaaaaagatGAATAATTGTAAACAAATACCAAAAGAAATAGCTGAAGTTATAGTAAAGAAAGTAAAAGAGTGTTTGTTGAATACTGATATTGTGTTTGACTCAGTAGACTCTTTGTTTGAAACAGTAGGTATAAATCAAGAATTATTTGAAGCAGCTTATAACAAAATGACAAAGAAAAcaagtgttcttttaaaaaGAAAGCCATGTGATATATGGGTTAATCAGTATAACAGAGATCTTTTACGATGTTGGAATGCAAACATGGACATACAGTTTGTTGTTGATGCTTACTCTTGTATAGTTTATATAATTTCCTATATTTCCAAACAAGAAAGAGAAATGGGATTATTGCTGGCAAATGCTCAGAAAGAAGCATACAATCAGGGCAACATGGATGCAAAACAGGCTTTAAGAAAACTTGGAAGTGTGTTTTTACATAATCGAGATGTTTCGTCTCAAGAGAGTGTTTATCGATTAACTAACATGAAACTAAAAGAGGGATCAAGAAAAGTAGTTTTTGTTCCAACTGGAAGTAATACAGTGAAAATGAGTTTACCCttaaaaatcataaataaaaaagttgaaagtgcagaaaatgaaaatgaagaaATATGGATGAAAAGCATCACAGACAGATACAGAGCTCGTCCAAAAACAGAACATTTTACTGAAATGTGTTTAGCAACTTTTGCATCACAATACAGAGTTTTGTCAAAATCTGAAAGGTCTTCCGACAGAGTAGAATTGGAAAATGACATGGGTTTTGTGAGGAAAAGAACTCGCACAGATTGTGCTATTATACGATATGCTCGCTTTTCACCGACTAAAAACCCTGAAAACTATCATCAAAGTATATTAGAGTTATTTTTGCCTCATTTTTTGAAAACCCAATTAAAACCCGCTGATTTTAATTCCTATcagaatttctatgagactggatatgttaaaatgtataaagatCAGCTTCAATCAGTAAAAAGTATAGTGGATACAAATATGgcaaaatttgaaaaagaagcAGACACAATACAGAAAGCTCAAgaagatttagaacaacatggaCCAATGGAAGATGCGTGGGCACAAATCTGTCCAGAAACAGAACTTGAACGTTTAGAATGTCTGGAGAGTAAAGAACTACAAATAGAAACAGATGAATATGATGATGTCATACCTGATCTATTACCAAATGCTGGTGTTTCCACATTAGAACGAAATCCATCTGCTATGTCAAAGAAAGATGCAATGGCTTTGCTACGTTCTCTAAATGAAAAACAGACACAAATCTTTTACAAAGTTCGACAGTGGTGTTTAGATAAAGTACAAGGTGAAAACTCAGATCCATTTCATGTGTTTATATCTGGTCCAGGAGGTGTTGGAAAGTCAGTGCTGATTAAAGCAATCTATTATGAAACTACTCGCATTCTTTCCAAGCTGTCAGAGAACCCTGATGAGACACATGTACTGTTAACAGCTCCGACTGGTGTTTCTGCTTACAATATTAATGCTGCCACTATACACAGCACTTTTTCTATTGGAACAAATGCTACACTGCCTTATCAGCCACTTGGAGATGAAAAAATTAATTCATTGAGAGCAAAATTTGGAAAACTGCAAATATTAATAATTGATGAAATTTCAATGGTTGATCATAAACTTCTTGCATATATTCACGGAAGATTGAGACAAATTAAACAAACAGGAGATTATTCACCATTTGGAAAAGTCTCTGTTATAGCAGTTGGAGATTTTTATCAACTGCCTCCTGTTAAAGGAAAGGCACTTTACACTGAACCAAATGGTGTGAATTTGTGGGAAACTAACTTCAGTTTAATTGAGCTAACAGAGATCATGCGACAGAAAGACAAAAACTTTGCAGAAATATTAAATCGTTTACGGCTTCGTAAGAAAGATGAACCAATGCTTGAAAAAGATATTGTTACTCTTAAAAGCTGTGAAACTGGTGACGCTGAATATAGTAAAGATATCCACATATATGCAACTAATAGTGAAGTTGATGAGCATAATGTAAAAATGTTGTACAAATTCTGCTCTGACACAGTTACAATAAATGCACAGGACTTTGAGAGAAATGCCAAAACTGGCCGAATGGAAAGAAAAGATGGATTTCATTCCAAAGTTCACAGCAGTTCATTGGAGAAATCTCTTGAATTAGCCATTGATGCTCGAGTAATGTTGttgaaaaatattaatgtttCGGATGGCCTTGTAAATGGAATATTTGGAACAATTAAAGAATTCCATTATGATGATAATCAAACATTTCCATCAAAACTATACATTGAATTTGATGATAAACTAGTTGGTAAAGAAGCCAGAAATAAAAATCCATGCTTAAGACCTGGACTTGAAAAAACAACACCCATAGAACCAGAAGAAGAAAAAGTAACAAATAGTGGTGGTATGAGAAGACAGTTTCCTTTAAGATTGGCCTGGGCGTGTACAGTTCATAAAGTACAAGGTCTGACTGTAAGCAAAGCTGTTGTTTCACTGAAAAAGATATTTGCTCCAGGACAAGCATATGTTGCATTAAGTCGAGTGACCTCTCTTGATGGACTGATAATTGAAGACTTCAATGAAAAAGCTATTTTTTCAAAAGGTGACATTGAGCAAGCTCTCCAGATAATGCCTCCATTTATTACTCAAAGTCAAACAGAAAGTTTACAATTTAAATTGATCCTACACAATGTTCAAGGACTAATTCCACACATTTTAGATATTCGACAAGATCAAAGATATTTTCAAGCAGATATGATTTGTGTTACAGAGACATGGCTAAAGCAAAGCTATTTTGAAAATGATATAACACTACCTGGATACTCTTTCAATAACAAATTACGAAGTCTTTCATATGACACAAGTCATGATGTTTTTGCTAAACTAAAACAGAAAGATCATGGTGGTGTTGGTGTTTATCACAAACATaaagtaaaagttgatgtagtTAGTTTACCATGTATTAACATTGAATGTCTAATGTGTAGTATAGAACAATTAAGCACAACTGTGGCAGTTGTATACAGACCACCATCATATAACATGGATATGTTTAGACAAAATTTAACTAATTTAATTGATCAAATAAATAGCTTGCAAGGTGGCAAAATAATTTTAGGAGATTTTAATGAAAACCTTGCAAATAAATCAACTATTCATGATGTCATGAAGGATTATGGTTTCACACAAGTTGTTGAAAAGGCAACAACTGAATATGGCACATTAATTGATCATGTATATATGAAAGATATTGACttagacaaaataaatgttGATATCATGCCAACATATTTTAGTTGTCATGAATGCATTGTACTGAAGTGGTTACTATGA